GCTCAGGATAGGCCTTGCCCAGTTCGCGGGCGACCCGGCTGAATGCGGCGTCGACGGTAAGACCGGCTTCGGCGCAGATGACTAGGAGGTCGAGCGCATCGGGAAGGCCCTTGCGGACCGCGACGCTGCGCTTGTTGATCTTGTTCTTCAGCCACAGGTCGGGCGCCTTGTAGGACCCGATCAAGGTGCCTGCGACCAGCGCATACTTCTTGAACGCGCCCCATTCGGGAAAGCTGTCGAAGACGTAGACGGCGAGGATCGCCAGGCCGCCCAGCACCACCGGCAGGATCAGCCGGCCGAAGATGATGAAGAAGGCGAGGTCCTTGGTGCGGATACCGGCCTGCAGCAGCTTGACCTGGATGTCCTGGATCTGGCTGCCCTGGATCATCTTGAACGTCGACAGAATGCCGCGGACCTTGTCGGCCGCTTCGTTCTTGTTGATCAGGCTCTTGCGCTTGTTGGTCGAGGCGACGATGCCGGCCTTGAGCTGCTCGCGGCGTTCGTTGAGCGCCTTCACCCGGCGGGCCATGGGATCACGCACGGTGGTCGCGGCATAGATGGCGATCATCACCGCCAGCGTGGCGACGCCGGTCAGCAGGGTCGCGACCCAGATGACATCGACACCGAGGAGAGTGGGCCCGGAGGCCGCTGCGGGTTCCATCTGCTTGCTGCCCCTAGATCTCGAAATTGACCATCTTGGCCATGATGGCGACGCCGATCCCCATCCACACCATCGCGCCAAGGCCGGCGACGATCAGCCGCTCGTCGGTGAAGAAGCCGCCCATGTAATTGGGGTTCAGGAGGTAGACCATGGTGAAGACGATGAAGGGCAGGGCGCCGACGATCATCGCCGAGGCCTTGGCTTCCGAGCTCATCGCCTTGATCTTGAGCTTCATCTGCGCGCGCTTGCGCAGCACGTCGGCCAGGTTGGACAGGGTCTCGGCGAGATTGCCGCCGGTCTCGCGCTGGATCGCCAGCGTAATCACGAAGAACTGGAACTCGGGCGTGCCGAGGCGGTCGGCGCATTCCTGAAGCGCCGCGTCCATGGTCAGGCCGATCTTCATCTTGTCGCTGACCGAGCGGAATTCGATGCCGACGGGCCCGCTGATCTCGCCCGACACGATGGTAAGGGTCTCGGTGATCGGAAGGCCCGAGCGCAGGCCGCGGACCATCAGTTCGATGGCATCGGGGAAGTTGGCGGTGAACTGCTTGAGCCGCTTGGTGATCATCTTTCCGATCACGAAGTGCGGGATGCCGATGCCGATGAACAGGCCGGCCATCAGCGACAGCAGGACCGGCGCGCCGCGGGCCATCATGAGGCCGGCGACGGTCACGACGATGCCGGCATTGATCACCGCATAGCGGCCGAGCGTGATCTTGCGACCGGTCTTTTCCAGCCGAAGCTGCATGACCGCCGGCCGCGGGATCAGGCCCGACGCCATGGTCTCCATCCTGGAGTCCTTGCGCGACAGCAGCTTGCGGATCTGGGCGTTGGCGATGGCCGGGACGCCAGACGCGCCATGCCGTTCGCGGACCGCCTCGATCCGCCGCTTCAGCGCCTTGCCCGAACTCGGGCCGGACAGGGCGACGTACAGCATGCCGAGCATGCCCACCACGCCAAGGCCAAGCAGCAACAGGGTCAGGCTCATGCCGGCATCCTCATTTTGTCGGGCCTTTCAACCAGCGGGTTCAGGCGGCAGCCTTGGCCGGCTGCTTGGCGAGCATGCCCTTGAGCCCCGCCATCAGCGACTTGGACTGGCCCGACGCGGCCGACGCGGCCTTGGCGGCATCGCCGGCGCCTTCTTCGGTGGCATGGCTCAGCACCATGTTGCACAGCTGGGAGAAGGGCGCGGCGGACTTGCCGCTGGCGATTTCGGCCATCGGCTTGCCGAGCTTGGCGGCCTGTGCCGCAAGTTTCTGGTCCAGCGTGAACTGGACGTCGACCTTGCGCTCGACCGAATCCTGGAAATCCTTGATCGAGATTTCCAGCCCTCCGCCCGACGGGACCTGGTTGGCGACCATGATCACCTTGGTCTGCGGGGCATTGCTCTTGAGCCAGGCGAGCACCCGGATGGTGTCGCGGGTCGCGGCCAGCGTCAGGTTGCTGACCACCACCGCGACATGGGCGTCGTGGACCATGTGCGGATACTGGACCAGCATGTTGCGCGGCAGGTCGAGCACCGTCGCCTCGAACGCGTTCTTCATCTCCTCCTGGAGCTGGAAGTAGGCAGTCCCGTCGGTGATCAGCGGCTGGTTGATCGGCGCTTCGGCCGACAGCACGCTGAGGCGCTCGTTGCAGCGAACCATGGCGCGTTCGATGAACAGGCCGTCGATGCGGCTCGGGTTCTCGATCGCGTCAGTAAGGCCGCGGCCCGGCTCGAGGTCGAGCGCGAGGGCGCCGGTGCCGAAGTGGATGTCGAGATCGAGGAGGGCGGTCGAACGCTGCGCCTTTTCGCCCAGCAGCCAGGCGAGGCTGGTGCTGAGGGTCGAGGCGCCGACACCGCCGCGCACACCGATCACCGCTGACATGATGTGCGGCTTGTCGGTCTGCGCTTCGCCGCGCGGGCCGGAGATGATCATCTGGGCATTGGCGAAGGTGTCGCGCAGCTGGTCGACGCTGAACGGCTTGAGTAGATAGTCGTGGATCCCGCTGGCGAGCAGGTCGCGGTACAGGCGGACGTCGTTGACGCCGCCGGCCGCGATCACGATCGTCCCAGGCTCGCACACTTCGGCAAGCGCGTTGATGTCGTTCAGCGGATCGGCCGATTCCGACAGGTCCACGAACAGGATGTTCGGAGAGGCCGAGACCGACAGCGACTGGACTGCGTTGCGAAGGCCACCCTTGTTGACCTTGTCCGGGCTCCAGCCATGCTCGACTGCGACCGGCCGAAGCACATCGGCGGTGGCGTCGTCGCAGACGAATGCGGTAAACGGATCACGCAGACCCCCGCGGGATTGAAACGGCGCGTTCATCATCAGTTCCCCTTTGCGGAAGCCGCCTCCACCTGGTTCACCTTCGGCGAACGCGAGCGATAGGCTTCGATCGCCTTGTTCCCGAGCGACGCATCGGTGCTCGAGCTTTCGCGGCCGCTGACGAGGTCGGCAGGATTGGCGACCATGGCGGCGAGGTTGCTGTTCACTCCGCAACCAAAATTGCTCATGGTCTCGTTGGAGTAATTCGGCGTGCTGGGTTGCGACCAGTTGGGACAGCCCGGGACGCTGGCGCGGGTGCGGGTCACGACCACCCGGACCGAGCCCGGCGGGATCACTCCGGCGGTGATCGGAACCGAATCCGAAAGCAGCAGGCCATATCGCCCCGCCACCCGCGCCACGTCGGCGCGGGCCGCCACTGCGTCCACGCCATCGACCCCGATCGAGTCGCCATAGCCAAGCTCGAGTCCACGCAGCCAGCCGTCGAGACGGGCGGCTTCGGTCGCGGCGAGCACGCCGCCCGGCGCCGCGGCGTCGAACACATAGTCGGCGCGGCTGACCACCGGCACATTGACCGCCTCGAGTCCGCGGGCGGGGCGATCCTCGCCGCGATGGACCTGGCAGCCGGCCAGCGCAACGCAGCTCAGAAGGAGAAGGGGAAGCGTCTTGATCATGGGTCGATCCTTGTCCTTGGCCGCGATCACAGCTTGAATCCGGGAGCGGGCAGGGCCGCCGCCGGAGCCGCCGAAGCGGCTGCCGGAGCCCCCGCCACCGAAGCCGACAGAGCGGGCGCCGGGCGAACCGCCACGGGCCGCGGCCCCGACACGCCGGTGTAATGCTGACCTTCGAGGATAGCGGTGCCCTCGTGGGCGGTACGGAAGCCGTCGACCGGGGTCGCAAGCCGCCCGTTGACCGGCCGCACCAGATACGGCGTGACGATGATCACCAGCTCGGTTTCGGCGCGGCGGTAACCGCGCGAGCGGAACAGCGCACCGAGGATCGGCAGGTCGCCGAGGAACGGCGCCTTGTCGATCGTATTGTTGTTCGTGTTCTTGAGCAGTCCGGCAAGCATGAAGCTCTGGCCCGAACCCATCTCGACGGTGGTCTCGGTCCGGCGGGTGACCAGGGCAGGCACCGAATAGCCGTTAAGGCGGAGGGCGCCTTCGGTCGACAATTCGCTGACTTCCGGGCGGACCCGCATCGAGATACGGCCGTCGGCCATCACGATCGGCGTGAAGGCGAGCGCCACGCCGTAGGACTTGTACTCGACCGACACCGAGCCGCCGAGGCCCTGGCTGATCGGGATCGGGAACTCGCCGCCGGCAAGGAAGCTCGCGGTCTCACCCGACAATGCGGTCAAATTCGGTTCGGCAAGCGTGGTTGCAAGACCATCGGTCTCGGCCAGATTGAGGCGGGCAGTGATGTCGAGACCGAGGAACCGCTTGGCGATACCGATCGTCGCACCGAGCGGATCGCGAATGATCTTCCCGGCGTCCGCACCATTGGTCCCGTCGCTGGCGCCGGCCTCAGGCAGGTAGATGCCCTGGCCCTGCATGAACAGGAAGTCATTGCCACCCGCGAGAAGGTTGACGCCGATCTGCTTCAGCGCCGAGCGGTTGATTTCTGCGATCCGGACCTTGAGGTTGACCTGCAGCGGGACGGCGGTGCGGAGACGCGAAACGACCTCCATGCCATCGCCGACATAGGCTTTGACCAGGCGCTGCGCTTCGGAAGCATCCTCAGGGCTGGCGACCGTTCCGGTCAGCAGCATGAGGTTGTTCATCGGCGTCGCCTGGACCTGCGCCTCCGGCATCGCCGCGCGCAGCATCTCGTCGACCGAGCTGATGTTGTTGCCGACCCGAACGTTGGCGGCATAGACCACCCGGCCGGACTTGTCGGTCGCATACAAGGTGGTCTCGCCCTTGCCCTTGCCGAACACGTACAGCTGGGTGGAGGAGCGGACTTGGACGTCGGCGATCGAGTCGTTCGAGATGAACAGGTCGCTCATCGGCGAGGACAGGCGAACCAGCGTGCCGGTCCCGGCGGAGATATTGAGCGTCTCCGAGGGACGGGCGGCCATTGGCTGCGCGACGGCCGGCGAGGCGGCCAGGCTCAGCGCCGAAGCGCCGAGGGCGAGGGCGGCGATGGCCGAAGCCACCCGCCCGAACGACTTGTTACCCTTGCTCATCTTAGCGAGCCCCCACTGGAACGAAGCTGACATTGTTGCCGCGGGCGATGCGGACGCTCGGTCCGACCGGACCGGACGGAGCAGCGCTTGGGGCCGGTGCCGGTGCCTGGGGCGCCGGAGCGACCATGACCGTTGCGCCGTTGCCACCGCCATTGCTGGCCGACCGGGCCGGAACCGAGCGGCGCTGGAAGCGCGACACGTCACCGCCGGTGGCAAAGGTTGGCGAATTGTCGATCGGCTGGCTGGCCATCGCCATCAGGATGCGGCGCTCTTCCGCCGGGCTGGCGCCGGCCGGGACCTTGACCTGACCGGTCGACACCATCCGCTCGAGCTCGGCCTGGTTGTCGGCGATGCTGCGCAGCGTGAGGCTGAGCTGGCCCAGGCTCTGGGCGACCGAGATCTTCTCCGCAAGCTTGGGAGTGACCTCGAAGGTGACGTTGCCGAAGCTTTGGACGATCGGCTTGCCGTCCTCGCCCTGGCGGCTGGTGGCCTGGCCGGTGGCGAGTACCCGCAGGTTGCGGATGATCGTCTCGGACACCTTGAGCGGCGGGCCGTCGCCGCCGCCGGTGACGGTCTGCGACAGCACCATGTCGACCCGGTCGCCCGGGAAGATGAAGCCGGCAACGCCCGCGATGTCGTTCACCGACACCGTGATGGCGCGCATTCCCGGGGTCAGGGCGGCGGCAAGGAAGCCGCGATCCTGCGGGCCGACCAGCGAACCGCGGGTGACCGGCTGGCCGGCGGTGATCGCATTGCGAACCACCGTGCCGATCAGCTTGGACACGTCGGCGTCAGGGCCGCCTTCGGTATAATAGGCCTGCTGGATCAATTCGGCCGGCCAGGGCTGATAGGCAAAGCTTTCGGCATCGACCATCGCGCCGACCGGAAGAGGCTTTCGGGCGACCAGCACCTTGGGGCCCATCGGCACAGCTGCCGCCTCGGCCTTCGGAGCGGACGCGCCGGTGAACATGTTCTTGGCCATCACGGCCGTCACTGCTGCAACCAGCAACGCCCCCAACAGGAGTGCAATCTTCTTCACATCCATGGCGACACCCGCCCCTTCCTCACAACCCGTAGGAAACCCTTCGAATGCAGAACAAATCGGCCAAAATGGTTAAGATATGGTTCGGGCAACGAGCGCGTCGCCGGCACTGGACGAGGGGCCTCGGCAGGCCGTAATCGGCTGCCTTCATGAGCAGGGTCGAAATCTTGATCGTCGGGGCGGGCATCGCGGGCGCCAGCCTTGCGGCGGAAGTCGCCGGCCGGCGCCGGACCCTGCTGGTCGAGGCGGAAGCGCATCCCGGCTATCACAGCACCGGACGCTCCGCCGCTTTCTGGCACGAAGGCTATGGCGGCCCGTTGGTCGCTCCGCTCAGCCGTACCAGCCGCCCGCTGCTGGACGAGGGCGGCTATCTGTCACCGCGCGGCGCCATCCACCTCGCTCGTGAGGGAGAGCCGATTGAGCTCGTCGAAGGGGTGACGACCCACCCGTTGGACCGTTTGCAGCTCGAGCGTTTGTTGCCCGGACTCGCACCGGAATGGATGCAGGGCGCCGACGAACCCTCGCTCGCCGACATCGATGTCGCCAGCCTACACGCCGACTGTCTCGCCGCCACCCGGCGGGCCGGGGGCGACGTGCGCACCGATGCGCGAGTGGCGTGCGGGGAGCGCCTGTCCGGCGGCGGCTGGTCGGTCCGGCTGGAGGATGGCAGCAGCCTGGTCGCCGATTGCATCGTCAACGCTGCGGGAGCGTGGGGCGATCAGCTCGCCGGGGCGTTCGGAATCGCGCCGCTCGGCCTCGTCCCCAAGCGCCGGACCATGGTGCAGCTGCGGGTCGGGCGGAGCGGCCTTGCCCGGCTGCCGCTGGTGGTCGCCGCCGACGGCAGTTTCTACTTCAAGGGTGAAGGCGATTCATCGCTGTGGCTCAGCCCGCACGACGAGATCGATTGCGCGCCCTGCGATGCCGCGCCCGAGGAAATCGATGTCGCCACCGCGATCAACCGCTTCCAGAAGGTAGTCGATTGGCCGGTCGAGAAGGTCGAGCGGCGCTGGGCCGGGCTTCGCACCTTCACCCCCGACCGGGTGCCGGCGATTGGCTTCGCCTCGGACGACCCCGACTTCTTCTGGTGCGTCGGCCAGGGCGGATTCGGGATCCAGACCGCACCGGCCGCGGCACGACTGGGGGCCGCACTGCTGCTGGGAGAAGGGGCGATGCCCGAGGGCGTCGATCCGGCGGTCTACGATCCCGCGCGATTCGCCATAGGGACGGCCTAGCCGCGAACGCTCTCGGCCGCGGCGCAGGCGAGCTGGTCGACCCGCTCATTCTCTTCGTGGCCGGCGTGACCCTTCACCCACTTCCAGGTGATCTGGTGCGGCTCGACCGCCGCGCACAGCGCCTGCCACAGCTCGGCATTCTTGACCGGCTTCTTGTCGGCGGTGCGCCAGCCGTTGCGGCGCCAGTTGTGGACCCACTTGGTGATGCCGTCCTTGACGTACATGCTGTCGGTCGAAAGCGTCACCCGGCAGGGGCGGTTAAGCGCCTGAAGCCCGCTGATCGCGGCCATCAGTTCCATCCGGTTGTTGGTGCTGGGATTTTCGGCCCCCGACAGTTCCTTCTCGCGCTCCCCCATGCGGATCAGCACGCCCCAGCCGCCGGGGCCGGGATTGCCCTTGCAGGCGCCATCGGTGAACATCTCGACTTGGGGAAGCTCGGTCATGGCGCGCCGATGCGGGGCCGGACCGGCGAAGGCAAGCCCCTAGGCGACCAGCTCGCGCGGAAGCTTGAAGGTCAGGCCTTCGGGGACGTGCTTCAGCTCTTCCATGGTCAGGATGAAGCGCTCCGACAGAGCCTCGATCACTTCCTCGACCAGCACTTCGGGGGCCGAGGCGCCGGCGGTGAGGCCGACCGCCTTGGGCGAACCGAGCCACTCCCAGTCGATCTCCACCGCGCGCTGGATCAGCCGGGCGGGCACGCCCTCGCGCTCGGCGACTTCGGCCAAGCGCAGCGAATTGGAGCTGTTGGGTGCGCCGATCACCAGCATCTTGTCGACCAGGGGGACGATCGCCTTGACCGCCGACTGGCGGTTGGAGGTGGCGTAGCAGATGTCCTCGCCGCGTGGCGCCTTGATCGACGGAAAGCGGCGGTGAAGCGCCGCGACGATCGCGGCGGTGTCGTCGACCGACAGCGTGGTCTGCGTCAGGAACGCCAGATTGTCGGGGTCGGCCACCTGCAGCAGTGGAACGTCGTCCTCGGTCTCGACCAGGGTCATGGCGCCGTCAGGCACTTGGCCGAAGGTGCCGATCACTTCCGGATGACCGGCATGGCCGATGAAGATGATGTGGCGCCCGGCCTCGATCAGCCGCTGGGCCTGGCGATGGACCTTGCTGACCAGCGGGCAGGTCGCATCGAGATAGTCGAGCCCGCGGCCCTGCGCCTCGGCCGGAACGGTCTTGGGGACGCCGTGGGCGGAGAACACCACCGGCACGCCGTCCGGTACCTCCGACACTTCCTTGACGAAAATCGCCCCCATCGCCTTCAATCGGTCGACCACGAACTTGTTGTGGACGATCTCGTGGCGGACATAGACCGGCGCGCCGTACCGCTCGAGCGCGAGCTCGACGATGCGGATGGCGCGTTCGACGCCGGCGCAGAAACCGCGCGGCGCTGCGATGATCAGGTGGAGGGGGCTGGCGCCTTCTTGCATGGCGGCCATGTAAGCCATCGCTTGCCTGGAAAGAAGGGGCTTCCTATGAGCCTGACCCCATGACCATGTCCCGCCGTGCCGCCCTCGTGCCCCTGCTCGCCCTGATCCTCGCCGGTTGCGCCCGCGACGGACAGCTTGCCGACAATGGCGTCTACGTCACCCGGACGGGCTGCCCGCAGGTGGCGATCCCGGCCGCGACCGGGGACATCACCCTGTTCGATCCCGCGACCAGCCGCGATGCCCGCGCGATCGACGTGGTGGCGACCATCACCAACGTCCGCGCCACCTGTACCGAGGATGCGGCCAATGTGGTCAGCACCGCGACCTTCGACGTGGTCGCCTCGCGCCGCGAAGCCGGCGCCGCGCGCCAGGTGGTCCTGCCCTATTTCACGGTAGCGATGCAGGGCGGAACCAACATCATCGCCAAGAAGGTTGGCGGCGTTGCGCTGAACTTCGCGGCCGGCTCGCTGCGGGCCCAGACCAACGGCCAGACCACGGTCCGGGTCAGCCGTTCGGCGGTGGCGCTTCCCGCCGACGTGCAGCGCGAACTGACCCGCGTGCGCCGCCCCGGCGACGCCGACGCTGCGGTCGATCCGCTGTCGGACCCGAAGATCCGCTCGGCCGTCGCCAGCGCGACCTACGAGCAACTGGTCGGCTTCCAGCTGACCCAGGAACAGCTGCGCTACAACGCGACCCGCTGAGCACCTACTAAAGCTCCGATCGAGGTAGCCCGACCGTCGCCTGGCCATGGGCGATCGTCCAGGCGATGGCGAGCGGCAATATGATCCCCGCCGCGACCAGCCATACGGGATGCGGAAAGCTCATCGCGTTGGCGATCACGCCGGCGACCACCAGCGCGGCGACGATCCACGCCGTCCCGGCCCACTTCGAAATGCCGGTGCCGATGAAGCCGCCGACGCCGACCCCCAGCACCCAGGCCGCGAGCACGAACAGATGCATCGCCGCCGTCGCCTCGCCAGGCGTGGCCGGCGCCCCGAGGGCGAAGTGACCCAGCTTCTCGACCGCGCTGATGACAGCCACGCAAAAGCCTGCTGCGGCAACCGTTCCGATGATTCGCTTGCCGATCACGACGCTGGTCTCAGTTCGGACGCGGGGAGCGGCTGAAGCGCCCGCTCCAGCGTCAGCCGGGCCAGCTTGCGCCCCATTTCGTCGCCGGCCTCGTTGCTGAAGCGGTAATGCACCCCGCCCAGCGTGCGGGAGAAGCTGACCTGCTTGGCCCATTCGTTCCAGTCGGGCAGCACCTGTATCGCGCTGTTGGGCAGCGACATCGACCCGACCCGCACGCCCCACGCCGGCGCCTTGCCGCCGACCGTCGTCATCATTTCAGCGATGCCGCCCGCATAGAGGCAGTGGCCGCACGGATATTCGGCATGGTTGGGAGTGTTCATCAGCGGCAGCCAGCCGGGATCGGCCTGAGTCGCGGGATTATCGTCCTTGTCGGCATTGCGGATCGCGGTAATCGGGCGCCAGAAGCCGTAATGCAGCTTGCCGTCGGACATGGCGATCTGCAGGTCGTCGACCAGCATCCCGTAAAGCGCGAACAGCCGCGCATTGTCGACCAGCCGCCGACCGTCCTGGTCGGCGACCATCCGTAGCGCCGGCATTTCGTTGCTGGTGATCCGATAGCGCGCCATCAGCGTCTGGACCTTGGTCCGCTCGGTGCTGGACCGCGCGCCCAGCCGGCGCACTTCCTCCAGGTCGCGGGCGTAGCGTTCGCTGGTTAGGGCCGGCGGCGGGGCGGGGCGAACCTCGTCCGCGCGTTTCAGTACCCACGGCCGGTAAGCGATGCTATACGGCCCGGTAGCGGGAAGCGCGGTGGGCACCCATTGGCCCGGGATGACCAGCGGGCGATAAGGCGCCTGGACGATCTTCGAATCGATGTCGGGCAGCTTCAGCACCGCGGCGGCGGCGGCCTGCCCCAGTGCGATGCCGGCCTGCTTGGCCTGTCCGTCGGGCATTCCCGCCAGCGCAAGCTCGTAGCTTTCCTCAAGCTCGGTCTTGCGTGCTGCGGGATGCGCCTTCAGCACCTGGATGGCAGCGGTCATGGCGGCGGCCTGCTGGTTGGCGACGACTGCGCCCGGCGCCAGTCCGACGTAGCTACGATAGCGATGATCGATCGCGTTCACCGCTTCGAACATCGCCAGCGCGACCTTGGTCAGGGCATGGTCGTTCTCACCGGTCGGCGCCTGGGTCAGCCCCATTGCCGGAGCAGGTCCCTGCGGCAATTGCTTCTGCGCGAAGTCCATCCATTCGCAGATCGTGTCGGCGGAAGCAGGAGCGGCGACCAGGCCAAGCGCGGTTGCAGCAAGCATCGAAGTTAGGCGCATCGTCGAGTCCCCTTGATGATGGCGGCGGCAAGCTATCATGGGATCGGCCTCGTCCCACGTGGAATCTTCACACCCCGCCTCAAGGTGCGTTGACAGGCAGGCCCCTCCCCCTAGAGCCGGGGACAGCCAGTCCGGCGGCAACGCCGGGCGACTCGCGCGGGAGAGGCCCTGGCTCGACCAGGGCGCCGAAGGAGCAACCGCCCCCGGAATCTCTCAGGCAAAAGGACCGCGCGTGGTCGAGGCTGTCTGGAAAGCGTCATGGCCGCAGGGCCGTGGCCGCCGAAGGGGTAACCTCGGGAAACCGGGGGAAAGCTCTCAGGCAAGGAGGGACAGACGGGGGTTCGCTTGGGCTTCTTGGCCGCCGGTGACGGTGGGCAGGGGGCGCGAACCTTCAGGAGTGTGTTCCTTGGCCGACGTCCTCGATACCCCGATCAGCACCTTGCCGCTCGACGCCTGGCACCGCACCCGCGGCGGCCGGATGGTGCCATTCGCCGGCTATCACATGCCGGTCCAGTATGAAGGCATCATCGCCGAGCACCGCTGGACCCGCGCCCATGCCGGGCTGTTCGACGTCAGCCACATGGGCCAATTGATGCTGCGCGGCCCGAACGTCGCGCAGGCGCTCGAAACGCTGCTTCCTGGCGACATCACCGGCCTTCAGCCAGGCC
Above is a window of Sphingomonas glaciei DNA encoding:
- a CDS encoding CpaD family pilus assembly protein, whose protein sequence is MIKTLPLLLLSCVALAGCQVHRGEDRPARGLEAVNVPVVSRADYVFDAAAPGGVLAATEAARLDGWLRGLELGYGDSIGVDGVDAVAARADVARVAGRYGLLLSDSVPITAGVIPPGSVRVVVTRTRASVPGCPNWSQPSTPNYSNETMSNFGCGVNSNLAAMVANPADLVSGRESSSTDASLGNKAIEAYRSRSPKVNQVEAASAKGN
- the rnhA gene encoding ribonuclease HI; the encoded protein is MTELPQVEMFTDGACKGNPGPGGWGVLIRMGEREKELSGAENPSTNNRMELMAAISGLQALNRPCRVTLSTDSMYVKDGITKWVHNWRRNGWRTADKKPVKNAELWQALCAAVEPHQITWKWVKGHAGHEENERVDQLACAAAESVRG
- a CDS encoding vanadium-dependent haloperoxidase; translation: MRLTSMLAATALGLVAAPASADTICEWMDFAQKQLPQGPAPAMGLTQAPTGENDHALTKVALAMFEAVNAIDHRYRSYVGLAPGAVVANQQAAAMTAAIQVLKAHPAARKTELEESYELALAGMPDGQAKQAGIALGQAAAAAVLKLPDIDSKIVQAPYRPLVIPGQWVPTALPATGPYSIAYRPWVLKRADEVRPAPPPALTSERYARDLEEVRRLGARSSTERTKVQTLMARYRITSNEMPALRMVADQDGRRLVDNARLFALYGMLVDDLQIAMSDGKLHYGFWRPITAIRNADKDDNPATQADPGWLPLMNTPNHAEYPCGHCLYAGGIAEMMTTVGGKAPAWGVRVGSMSLPNSAIQVLPDWNEWAKQVSFSRTLGGVHYRFSNEAGDEMGRKLARLTLERALQPLPASELRPAS
- a CDS encoding pilus assembly protein CpaE, which gives rise to MNAPFQSRGGLRDPFTAFVCDDATADVLRPVAVEHGWSPDKVNKGGLRNAVQSLSVSASPNILFVDLSESADPLNDINALAEVCEPGTIVIAAGGVNDVRLYRDLLASGIHDYLLKPFSVDQLRDTFANAQMIISGPRGEAQTDKPHIMSAVIGVRGGVGASTLSTSLAWLLGEKAQRSTALLDLDIHFGTGALALDLEPGRGLTDAIENPSRIDGLFIERAMVRCNERLSVLSAEAPINQPLITDGTAYFQLQEEMKNAFEATVLDLPRNMLVQYPHMVHDAHVAVVVSNLTLAATRDTIRVLAWLKSNAPQTKVIMVANQVPSGGGLEISIKDFQDSVERKVDVQFTLDQKLAAQAAKLGKPMAEIASGKSAAPFSQLCNMVLSHATEEGAGDAAKAASAASGQSKSLMAGLKGMLAKQPAKAAA
- the cpaB gene encoding Flp pilus assembly protein CpaB, with amino-acid sequence MDVKKIALLLGALLVAAVTAVMAKNMFTGASAPKAEAAAVPMGPKVLVARKPLPVGAMVDAESFAYQPWPAELIQQAYYTEGGPDADVSKLIGTVVRNAITAGQPVTRGSLVGPQDRGFLAAALTPGMRAITVSVNDIAGVAGFIFPGDRVDMVLSQTVTGGGDGPPLKVSETIIRNLRVLATGQATSRQGEDGKPIVQSFGNVTFEVTPKLAEKISVAQSLGQLSLTLRSIADNQAELERMVSTGQVKVPAGASPAEERRILMAMASQPIDNSPTFATGGDVSRFQRRSVPARSASNGGGNGATVMVAPAPQAPAPAPSAAPSGPVGPSVRIARGNNVSFVPVGAR
- the ispH gene encoding 4-hydroxy-3-methylbut-2-enyl diphosphate reductase, with the translated sequence MAAMQEGASPLHLIIAAPRGFCAGVERAIRIVELALERYGAPVYVRHEIVHNKFVVDRLKAMGAIFVKEVSEVPDGVPVVFSAHGVPKTVPAEAQGRGLDYLDATCPLVSKVHRQAQRLIEAGRHIIFIGHAGHPEVIGTFGQVPDGAMTLVETEDDVPLLQVADPDNLAFLTQTTLSVDDTAAIVAALHRRFPSIKAPRGEDICYATSNRQSAVKAIVPLVDKMLVIGAPNSSNSLRLAEVAEREGVPARLIQRAVEIDWEWLGSPKAVGLTAGASAPEVLVEEVIEALSERFILTMEELKHVPEGLTFKLPRELVA
- a CDS encoding type II and III secretion system protein family protein, with the protein product MSKGNKSFGRVASAIAALALGASALSLAASPAVAQPMAARPSETLNISAGTGTLVRLSSPMSDLFISNDSIADVQVRSSTQLYVFGKGKGETTLYATDKSGRVVYAANVRVGNNISSVDEMLRAAMPEAQVQATPMNNLMLLTGTVASPEDASEAQRLVKAYVGDGMEVVSRLRTAVPLQVNLKVRIAEINRSALKQIGVNLLAGGNDFLFMQGQGIYLPEAGASDGTNGADAGKIIRDPLGATIGIAKRFLGLDITARLNLAETDGLATTLAEPNLTALSGETASFLAGGEFPIPISQGLGGSVSVEYKSYGVALAFTPIVMADGRISMRVRPEVSELSTEGALRLNGYSVPALVTRRTETTVEMGSGQSFMLAGLLKNTNNNTIDKAPFLGDLPILGALFRSRGYRRAETELVIIVTPYLVRPVNGRLATPVDGFRTAHEGTAILEGQHYTGVSGPRPVAVRPAPALSASVAGAPAAASAAPAAALPAPGFKL
- a CDS encoding NAD(P)/FAD-dependent oxidoreductase, translated to MSRVEILIVGAGIAGASLAAEVAGRRRTLLVEAEAHPGYHSTGRSAAFWHEGYGGPLVAPLSRTSRPLLDEGGYLSPRGAIHLAREGEPIELVEGVTTHPLDRLQLERLLPGLAPEWMQGADEPSLADIDVASLHADCLAATRRAGGDVRTDARVACGERLSGGGWSVRLEDGSSLVADCIVNAAGAWGDQLAGAFGIAPLGLVPKRRTMVQLRVGRSGLARLPLVVAADGSFYFKGEGDSSLWLSPHDEIDCAPCDAAPEEIDVATAINRFQKVVDWPVEKVERRWAGLRTFTPDRVPAIGFASDDPDFFWCVGQGGFGIQTAPAAARLGAALLLGEGAMPEGVDPAVYDPARFAIGTA
- a CDS encoding type II secretion system F family protein, translating into MSLTLLLLGLGVVGMLGMLYVALSGPSSGKALKRRIEAVRERHGASGVPAIANAQIRKLLSRKDSRMETMASGLIPRPAVMQLRLEKTGRKITLGRYAVINAGIVVTVAGLMMARGAPVLLSLMAGLFIGIGIPHFVIGKMITKRLKQFTANFPDAIELMVRGLRSGLPITETLTIVSGEISGPVGIEFRSVSDKMKIGLTMDAALQECADRLGTPEFQFFVITLAIQRETGGNLAETLSNLADVLRKRAQMKLKIKAMSSEAKASAMIVGALPFIVFTMVYLLNPNYMGGFFTDERLIVAGLGAMVWMGIGVAIMAKMVNFEI
- a CDS encoding type II secretion system F family protein is translated as MEPAAASGPTLLGVDVIWVATLLTGVATLAVMIAIYAATTVRDPMARRVKALNERREQLKAGIVASTNKRKSLINKNEAADKVRGILSTFKMIQGSQIQDIQVKLLQAGIRTKDLAFFIIFGRLILPVVLGGLAILAVYVFDSFPEWGAFKKYALVAGTLIGSYKAPDLWLKNKINKRSVAVRKGLPDALDLLVICAEAGLTVDAAFSRVARELGKAYPELGDEFGLTSIELGFLNERRQAFDNLASRVDLEAVRGVVTTMIQTEKYGTPLASALRVLSAEFRNDRMMRAEEKAARLPAIMTVPLILFILPVLFVVILGPAACSISDSMIGGG